A window of Kosmotoga arenicorallina S304 contains these coding sequences:
- a CDS encoding AAA family ATPase → MEVREFGEKVLKNISKVIVGKNEVVRKLLAVLVSEGHVLLNDVPGVGKTMLARSLALSLGLDFKRIQCTPDLLPSDITGLNVLDMKTNEFVFQRGTVFTDILLADEVNRTTPRTQSALLEAMAEKQVSVDGKTKPLSDLFLVIATQNPVEFEGTFPLPEAQLDRFAICMTLGYPEKEQEIFMLSNMKEEHPIADLEAVSDAYELREVRKKVKEIHLDDSILSYITDLVWGTRKHPDLALGSSPRGSIALMNLSRGLAALNGRDFVIPDDVKEIAVEVLAHRVILKPEARLMRKTREEIIREILEKTEVPIKNG, encoded by the coding sequence ATGGAAGTAAGAGAATTTGGCGAAAAGGTGTTGAAAAATATATCAAAGGTAATAGTTGGCAAGAATGAAGTGGTAAGAAAACTGCTGGCAGTTTTAGTGAGTGAAGGCCACGTATTGTTAAATGATGTTCCCGGTGTAGGAAAGACTATGCTCGCAAGGAGTTTAGCCCTTTCGTTAGGGCTTGATTTTAAGCGAATTCAATGTACCCCTGATCTTTTACCCAGTGATATAACCGGCTTGAATGTTCTGGACATGAAGACAAACGAGTTTGTCTTTCAGCGGGGAACCGTTTTTACAGATATACTCCTTGCAGATGAAGTAAACAGGACAACCCCAAGAACACAATCAGCCTTGCTCGAAGCTATGGCAGAAAAACAGGTTAGCGTTGACGGAAAAACCAAACCATTAAGTGATCTGTTTTTAGTAATAGCCACACAGAACCCCGTGGAATTTGAAGGCACATTTCCCCTTCCAGAAGCCCAGCTCGACAGATTTGCCATTTGCATGACTCTAGGTTATCCGGAAAAGGAACAGGAAATTTTTATGCTAAGCAACATGAAGGAAGAACATCCTATCGCAGACCTTGAAGCTGTATCAGATGCTTATGAATTAAGGGAAGTCAGAAAAAAAGTTAAAGAGATACATCTGGATGATTCGATCCTTTCATATATCACCGATCTGGTATGGGGCACACGTAAACACCCCGATCTTGCATTGGGGTCAAGCCCCCGAGGTTCTATTGCCTTAATGAATCTCTCCAGAGGACTTGCGGCTTTAAACGGAAGAGATTTTGTGATTCCAGATGACGTGAAAGAAATAGCTGTTGAAGTTCTTGCGCATAGAGTTATACTAAAACCCGAAGCACGCCTTATGCGAAAAACAAGAGAAGAGATTATTAGGGAAATTCTCGAAAAAACAGAGGTACCAATAAAGAATGGCTAA